One window from the genome of Leptospira broomii serovar Hurstbridge str. 5399 encodes:
- a CDS encoding SIMPL domain-containing protein, with product MNKSLHSILPLFFSTTFLFAQDPHVITITGFAKVGMPAEISEIKVGIESEATTAEEAHLKTSKKSDELVRVLKAYKTIGLQTEGIRIIPVHEYSKSSSARETRGYRALNYVSIRVSINDAGKILDECAKFEANHIFGLRFFPTQENDQKASLQALQEAAQDARQKSDAVLSALGLKAKEIIEVQADAGNPNTLSQQQLRGMTKERVNLPTEGGMIYSEARVTLRISY from the coding sequence ATGAATAAATCGTTACACTCGATTCTCCCTCTTTTTTTTAGCACGACTTTTTTGTTTGCTCAAGATCCCCACGTAATTACGATAACAGGTTTTGCGAAAGTCGGAATGCCTGCGGAGATTTCCGAAATTAAAGTGGGAATAGAATCCGAGGCTACGACTGCCGAAGAAGCGCACTTGAAGACCTCCAAAAAATCCGATGAACTGGTTCGAGTGCTGAAAGCATACAAAACTATCGGTCTGCAAACCGAGGGAATCCGAATAATCCCTGTTCATGAATATTCTAAATCCTCTTCTGCTCGCGAAACAAGGGGTTATAGAGCTCTAAATTATGTTTCCATTAGGGTTTCGATTAATGATGCAGGAAAAATCTTAGATGAATGCGCAAAATTCGAAGCCAACCATATCTTCGGACTTCGTTTTTTTCCTACTCAAGAGAATGATCAGAAAGCGTCCCTTCAAGCGTTGCAAGAGGCGGCACAGGATGCTCGTCAAAAATCCGACGCAGTTCTTTCGGCCTTGGGGTTGAAGGCTAAGGAAATCATAGAAGTACAGGCTGATGCGGGAAATCCAAATACCTTGTCACAGCAACAGTTACGAGGTATGACTAAGGAAAGGGTCAATTTACCTACGGAGGGAGGTATGATATACTCCGAAGCAAGAGTAACTTTGAGAATTTCTTATTAA
- a CDS encoding DUF2339 domain-containing protein, with the protein MLEFFGFIAFIVLIFFLIYPFILGSRVTELKEKVRQLEDRIKELELPSKPPVRERDRIPDEKPISTKESIVLPAKERVVSEAKRKPVASIQESLPQESLLSPKKNPVKSQTWEKVEKIVAQNWTGILGTIILVMGVGFLAIYAALKVSPLLRFLMVLGIGAGLYAASLYLFTKEFWKQISYWLKSASGAVVLFACVGAASLPGMKWIENEILALVIVLGGITINLSLAWFASLQRFASLHIVLSLLALAILPSTNLVFCVGVGVAVFSAALSYKAKWEYHLLQTVASFLVVNFLFKNHIISSEGEYESMARIFGLTGTGLVGLMSLLVHYRKVYAAEKLEILPFITHFVSWLSVGLGFALYSTGSKWNAPILILISLLLFLHARRARKIGIRWLYITDTLVSLGIAFLGVVFLGRWEMGYLSITLIVSVLFLLFFIAVSEEKEELLRWIGGALLHFSFLSYLVILWSLAEQMQNLSSWRNISATLSIIFLTFVVQAIDSIRYSRQADSWDDIYGFSDAMKVSPSGILSGFLASALCYQCADIKGVEYFFPVFGILLLLLRQKTNWNGLGIGLFPFTIAIHSLVIYAARNSDPWEQLVRDIPLIVFCLFAIPLSKINRNDGVSVYLSQPGAAVLSLHIIIQILLIAGPVSPILPGIIWLLFSVFYLEFYSLVSAKSPVWISDWRKSLVNSRIVWGGFALTFVGLFIGAHILVHLQSEIYIGIFKVRLLIQIFAIGVFLYWANTSVLGKGGDIGISRRIIPLFWELSLLTGIIALALEIPSNWLPVAWILLAFVTELLSRRISIIDRFHFYSLTLFWISCIHTAFLSSSNTTPSSFWTDQEWVGGLISLFFQTAYLIMIYTHPSFQRGEQEGFPGTINRLAEKIQTKINILIFYPLFLTVALFLFWSFDTAFLTLLWMTEVFVVFLVGLFLKENHFRYVSLSAMVICLLRLIFWDLSKSSTITRALVFLGVGGILILMNTIYSKYRNAEGKEPNAK; encoded by the coding sequence ATGTTAGAATTTTTCGGTTTCATCGCGTTTATAGTTCTGATTTTTTTCTTAATTTACCCCTTTATATTAGGTTCAAGAGTAACGGAGCTAAAAGAAAAAGTCCGCCAGCTCGAAGATAGAATTAAAGAGCTCGAATTACCTTCAAAGCCTCCTGTACGTGAAAGGGACCGAATTCCGGACGAAAAACCGATTTCAACAAAGGAATCGATAGTATTGCCGGCAAAAGAGCGGGTCGTTTCCGAGGCTAAGAGAAAACCCGTCGCATCGATTCAAGAATCATTGCCTCAAGAATCACTCCTGTCTCCTAAGAAAAATCCGGTGAAATCTCAGACTTGGGAAAAAGTCGAAAAGATAGTGGCCCAGAATTGGACGGGAATACTCGGGACTATCATTTTAGTCATGGGGGTGGGATTTTTAGCTATATATGCAGCTTTAAAGGTTTCACCGTTACTCCGGTTCCTGATGGTTTTGGGGATAGGGGCGGGATTATATGCCGCTTCACTCTATCTATTTACTAAAGAATTTTGGAAACAAATCTCATACTGGCTAAAAAGCGCTTCAGGTGCAGTTGTTCTATTTGCATGCGTCGGCGCCGCTTCTTTGCCCGGAATGAAATGGATCGAAAATGAGATTCTAGCGCTCGTTATTGTGCTAGGTGGAATAACGATAAATTTATCGTTAGCTTGGTTTGCATCCTTACAGAGATTCGCCAGCTTACATATCGTTTTGAGCCTGCTGGCTCTTGCCATCTTACCTTCTACAAACTTAGTATTTTGCGTCGGAGTAGGTGTTGCGGTTTTTAGCGCCGCCTTATCGTATAAAGCGAAATGGGAATATCATCTTCTTCAGACGGTTGCTTCTTTCCTAGTCGTCAATTTTCTTTTTAAAAATCATATCATTTCATCCGAGGGAGAATACGAATCGATGGCCCGCATTTTCGGGCTTACCGGGACCGGTCTCGTAGGACTAATGTCTTTGTTGGTTCATTATCGAAAAGTGTATGCTGCGGAAAAACTGGAAATCCTTCCGTTCATCACTCATTTCGTTTCCTGGTTGAGCGTAGGTCTCGGATTCGCCTTATATTCCACCGGATCGAAATGGAATGCGCCGATCCTTATTCTTATATCATTATTACTTTTTTTGCATGCTCGAAGGGCGCGCAAAATCGGAATTCGTTGGCTTTACATTACCGATACATTAGTTTCCTTGGGAATCGCATTTCTAGGTGTAGTGTTCCTCGGTCGATGGGAGATGGGGTATTTATCGATTACCTTGATCGTAAGCGTACTTTTTCTGCTATTTTTTATCGCCGTATCCGAAGAGAAGGAAGAACTTCTACGATGGATTGGCGGAGCGCTTCTTCACTTTTCCTTTTTATCATATTTAGTTATTTTATGGTCTTTGGCCGAGCAAATGCAGAATCTTAGTTCTTGGAGAAATATTTCTGCTACGCTTAGCATAATCTTTCTTACCTTTGTAGTCCAAGCTATCGATTCGATTCGATATTCCCGACAAGCCGATTCCTGGGACGATATTTACGGTTTTTCGGACGCTATGAAAGTATCGCCTTCGGGAATTCTTTCCGGGTTTCTTGCCTCTGCTTTATGCTATCAATGCGCCGATATAAAGGGTGTAGAATATTTTTTTCCCGTTTTCGGAATTCTTTTATTGCTTCTACGACAAAAGACTAACTGGAACGGGTTAGGTATCGGTTTATTTCCGTTTACTATTGCAATTCATTCTCTGGTTATCTATGCGGCAAGAAACTCGGACCCTTGGGAACAACTCGTTCGGGATATTCCACTGATCGTATTTTGTCTGTTTGCCATTCCCTTATCGAAAATTAATCGAAATGATGGAGTTTCGGTGTACCTATCGCAGCCAGGTGCAGCCGTATTATCTTTACATATCATAATACAAATTTTGTTAATTGCAGGGCCGGTATCGCCCATCTTACCTGGAATCATCTGGCTGCTCTTCTCCGTCTTTTATTTGGAATTTTACTCATTAGTTTCGGCGAAATCTCCGGTTTGGATTTCCGATTGGCGTAAGAGTCTTGTTAATTCGAGGATCGTATGGGGTGGATTTGCGTTAACTTTTGTCGGACTCTTTATCGGTGCTCATATTTTAGTTCATCTTCAATCCGAAATTTATATCGGAATATTCAAAGTCAGACTTTTAATTCAAATCTTTGCAATCGGAGTTTTTCTGTATTGGGCAAATACTTCCGTTTTAGGAAAAGGAGGAGATATCGGAATTAGCCGAAGAATAATCCCTCTTTTTTGGGAACTTTCTCTTCTAACAGGTATCATTGCTTTAGCGCTCGAAATTCCTAGTAATTGGTTACCTGTAGCTTGGATCTTGCTGGCATTCGTTACTGAACTCCTGAGTCGACGAATTTCAATCATAGATAGGTTCCACTTTTATTCCCTGACCCTTTTTTGGATTTCGTGCATTCATACTGCTTTTCTATCCAGTTCCAATACGACGCCGTCGTCTTTCTGGACAGACCAGGAATGGGTCGGCGGTTTGATATCCTTATTTTTTCAGACGGCATACCTTATTATGATTTATACTCACCCGTCGTTTCAAAGAGGAGAGCAGGAAGGATTTCCGGGAACTATTAACCGTTTAGCCGAAAAAATTCAGACTAAAATTAATATTCTCATCTTCTATCCGTTATTCTTAACCGTCGCTTTGTTTCTTTTTTGGAGCTTTGACACTGCGTTCTTAACGTTGCTATGGATGACGGAAGTCTTCGTTGTTTTTCTTGTCGGGTTATTTCTTAAAGAAAACCATTTCCGATATGTTTCGTTATCTGCAATGGTAATTTGCCTACTCAGACTAATCTTTTGGGACCTTTCCAAATCATCTACGATTACCAGGGCGCTTGTCTTTCTTGGAGTCGGTGGAATTTTGATCTTAATGAATACGATTTATAGCAAATACAGAAATGCGGAAGGAAAGGAACCGAATGCCAAATAA
- a CDS encoding M48 family metallopeptidase: MPNKRFYALILLVVFGLVLGLAVAVNKVGVEKSVTLAPAFQLLGKPVKTLDRAFTKVLPIDNIDEKQLGDAIASRYENYGSTENPKDLAYLQGLIAKLTAWNKKGFNYRILIMETSQANAFAMPGGILFVTSGLLTSVKSEAELVAVLGHEIGHVELSHCMDGVRFELLSRKIGSSTLGELADIATGILLRPSFSKNQEGESDEYGYKILLREGYDPFAMGRTFQRLKESSGGIERQESPIGEYFMTHPYLDLRSEKFREKAKKQEAGMYYVGEKNLSNRTSKFESEYEDEFIKRD, from the coding sequence ATGCCAAATAAGAGATTCTACGCGTTAATTTTATTGGTTGTTTTCGGTCTAGTCTTAGGACTCGCGGTTGCCGTTAACAAAGTCGGCGTGGAAAAGTCGGTAACATTAGCGCCTGCATTTCAACTGCTAGGAAAACCGGTAAAAACTTTAGACAGGGCGTTTACCAAGGTTCTTCCGATCGACAATATAGATGAAAAGCAACTAGGTGATGCGATTGCAAGTAGATATGAAAATTACGGAAGTACGGAAAACCCAAAAGATTTAGCGTACTTGCAAGGACTAATAGCAAAACTTACAGCGTGGAATAAAAAGGGATTCAATTATAGGATTCTAATTATGGAAACTTCTCAGGCCAACGCTTTTGCAATGCCGGGCGGTATTCTATTCGTGACGTCAGGGCTACTAACTTCCGTTAAATCCGAAGCAGAGTTGGTAGCGGTATTGGGACATGAAATCGGCCATGTGGAACTTTCACATTGCATGGATGGAGTTCGTTTCGAATTATTAAGTCGCAAAATCGGATCTTCAACGTTGGGCGAGCTTGCAGATATCGCGACCGGGATTTTACTACGACCTTCTTTCAGCAAAAATCAGGAAGGCGAATCCGACGAATACGGGTATAAGATCCTGCTCCGAGAGGGGTACGATCCGTTTGCTATGGGACGCACGTTTCAAAGACTAAAGGAATCGTCGGGTGGAATCGAGCGTCAGGAATCTCCGATAGGGGAATATTTTATGACGCATCCATACTTGGACCTTCGTTCCGAAAAGTTTCGGGAGAAGGCAAAGAAACAGGAAGCAGGAATGTATTATGTCGGCGAAAAAAACCTGTCAAACCGAACAAGTAAGTTCGAATCGGAATACGAGGATGAATTTATAAAAAGAGATTAG